In Lodderomyces elongisporus chromosome 1, complete sequence, a genomic segment contains:
- the PGM2 gene encoding Phosphoglucomutase-2 — protein sequence MSDFKVQTIETTPFSDQKPGTSGLRKKVTVFQQPHYTENFIQSILDAIPEGAKDATLVIGGDGRYYNDVVIQLIIQIAAANGVRKVILGQDGILSTPATSHVIRKYGATGGIILTASHNPGGPKNDLGIKYNLGNGGPAPESVTNKIFDISKTLKSYKIVELPKVDIHTITQGEEDAKKVGPIEVQVIDSTKDYVDMLKDIFDFDLIKKFLGESEKTGFKVLFDALNGVTGPYGYKIFVEELGLPETSIQNYVPKPDFGGLHPDPNLTYAHTLVDRVDKEKIAFGAASDGDGDRNMIYGAGTFVSPGDSVAIISEYADAIPYFKKQGIYGLARSMPTSGAIDLVAKDKGLEVYEVPTGWKFFCSLFDAKKLSICGEESFGTGSNHIREKDGLWAIVAWLNVLADYHSKNPDSDTSIEIVQNSFWDKYGRTFFTRYDYEEVSSEGANQLIDLLQNIVDTHKPGDELASGYVIKQAENFSYTDLDGSVSAKQGLFIKFENGLRFIVRLSGTGSSGATVRLYLEKHSNDKSQYKLSADEFFTKDVKFVLDLLKFKELLGKDEPDVRT from the coding sequence ATGTCAGACTTCAAGGTGCAAACTATTGAAACCACGCCATTTTCAGATCAAAAACCAGGTACTTCTGGTTTGCGTAAAAAGGTCACCGTGTTCCAACAGCCACACTATACCGAGAATTTCATCCAATCAATTCTCGATGCCATCCCTGAAGGTGCCAAGGATGCAACTTTAGTTATTGGTGGAGATGGTCGTTATTACAATGATGTAGTTATCCAACTCATTATTCAAATTGCCGCAGCCAATGGAGTGCGTAAAGTTATTCTTGGCCAAGATGGAATCTTGTCTACTCCAGCCACGTCCCATGTCATTAGAAAATATGGGGCTACTGGTGGTATTATCTTAACTGCAAGTCATAATCCTGGTGGTCCAAAAAATGATTTAGGAATCAAGTACAACTTGGGCAATGGTGGACCAGCACCAGAATCCGTTACAAACAAGATTTTTGACATTTCAAAGACTTTAAAGAGTTACAAGATTGTGGAATTGCCCAAGGTTGACATCCACACAATCACACAAGGTGAGGAAGATGCAAAGAAAGTTGGACCAATTGAGGTTCAAGTCATTGACTCCACAAAGGATTACGTTGATATGTTGAAAGAtatttttgactttgacttGATCAAGAAATTCCTTGGTGAGAGTGAAAAAACTGGATTCAAGGTCTTGTTTGATGCATTGAATGGTGTCACTGGTCCATACGGATACAAGATCTTTGTTGAAGAGTTGGGTTTACCTGAGACATCGATTCAAAATTATGTCCCCAAACCAGATTTTGGCGGATTACACCCAGATCCAAACTTAACTTATGCACACACCTTGGTTGATAGAGTTGATAAGGAAAAGATTGCATTTGGTGCTGCATcagatggtgatggtgacaGAAATATGATTTATGGTGCAGGTACATTTGTTTCGCCTGGTGACTCTGTTGCCATTATTTCTGAGTATGCCGATGCTATTCCATATTTCAAGAAACAAGGTATTTATGGTTTGGCGAGATCGATGCCCACTTCAGGTGCTATTGACCTTGTTGCCAAAGACAAGGGACTTGAAGTGTACGAAGTGCCAACTGGTTGGAAGTTTTTCTGCTCATTGTTTGATGCAAAGAAATTGAGTATTTGTGGTGAAGAGAGTTTTGGCACAGGCTCAAACCACATTAGGGAAAAAGACGGGTTGTGGGCCATCGTTGCATGGTTGAATGTGTTGGCAGATTACCACTCAAAGAACCCTGATTCCGATACATCGATTGAAATTGTGCAGAACTCATTTTGGGACAAGTATGGAAGAACTTTCTTTACAAGATACGACTATGAAGAGGTTTCTAGTGAAGGTGCTAACCAATTGATTGACTTGTTGCAAAACATTGTTGATACCCACAAGCCAGGTGATGAATTAGCTTCAGGTTATGTCATCAAGCAAGCTGAGAACTTTTCGTATACCGATCTCGATGGATCAGTTTCTGCAAAGCAAGGTTTATTCATCAAGTTTGAGAATGGCTTAAGGTTTATTGTTAGATTATCGGGAACTGGTTCAAGTGGAGCCACTGTGAGACTCTATTTGGAAAAACATTCCAACGACAAGTCGCAATATAAACTTTCTGCAGATGAGTTTTTCACTAAAGATGTCAAGTTTGTGCTTGACTTGTTGAAGTTTAAAGAATTATTGGGTAAAGATGAGCCAGATGTGCGTACTTAA
- the APL4 gene encoding clathrin associated protein complex large subunit, producing MGSLRSFIKAVRKAKTIADERAVIQKESASIRTSFRDVQLDHTSRRINISKLLYLYIMGEKTHFGQVECLKLLASPRFADKRLGYLACMLILDENQEVLTLLTNSLDNDMQHPNAYIVGLALTCLGNIASPELARDLYTNVETILDSKNTFLKKKACFVAAKLVEKEPDLAEFFVPKALSLINEKNPSVLLGTLCLIQALYNNASDEFGDELVNVLPKVVNHLKRVTTSGYQPDYDVMGTTDPFLQVSLLSTIRTLAVGGASLGSGSYSGSAPSQKINEEINDILTQVASNLDSGKNAAHAILYECVKTIFAINSDQSLRILGVNILGKFLATKDNNTRYVALDTLLTIVAIEPLAVQRHRATIVNCLTDGDISIRRRALELSFGIINEQNIRVLAREILVFLENCSDAELKTYVTSQLTIAANKYSPNDKWHFDTLIRTLKAGGSSVTQDIVSNILALILQCNDSELRKHVVSSLLSHCLDDQNQFGLSLITIWSLGEYGDIVLGTQVELNAKQPTKDSSVVFVEESTISGLFDKILDNSVYTEHERIQLTAYLLTAALKLSVKFKNSKVIEHLRQLINSKTYDSNLEIQIRAVEYQEIFGQDAALKRGLLARMPPPPVKMRQSLSLHSTNNNNNNNNNNSSTRKSGATTGAKTGGLAGNASQQDNLLLDLIDTGDDDVPASAQNDVLSDIFGDSTQSSSHFTASTPPKTAIHAFENTNIKAMFVPREFSGQGEATIEAIITSTNQSTKIEQFQLLIAVPKSQKLNITSTSGGDSLRFGQDQINQILKISGKPGAKLKLRVKLKYRMNGNTVEDQFDFAGFEKTL from the coding sequence ATGGGCTCACTCAGATCATTCATCAAGGCTGTGAGAAAAGCCAAGACCATTGCAGATGAACGTGCAGTCATCCAAAAGGAATCGGCCTCAATCCGTACATCCTTTAGAGATGTACAACTCGACCACACCAGCAGACGAATAAACATATCCAAACTCTTGTACCTCTACATCATGGGCGAAAAAACACACTTTGGCCAAGTTGAATGCTTGAAATTATTAGCTTCTCCAAGATTTGCCGATAAACGATTGGGGTACCTTGCATGTATGTTGATTTTGGATGAAAACCAAGAAGTACTCACATTGTTGACCAACTCCTTGGATAACGATATGCAACACCCCAATGCATATATTGTTGGATTGGCATTGACGTGTCTTGGTAACATTGCATCACCAGAATTGGCGAGAGATTTATACACCAATGTGGAAACGATTTTGGATTCAAAAAAtacatttttgaaaaagaaggcaTGCTTTGTTGCTGCAAAATTGGTGGAAAAAGAACCGGACCTTGCCGAATTCTTTGTTCCTAAAGCATTAAGCTTGATTAATGAGAAAAACCCTTCGGTGTTATTAGGTACTCTCTGCTTAATTCAAGCATTATACAATAATGCATCCGATGAATTTGGAGACGAATTGGTTAATGTTTTGCCCAAGGTTGTTAACCATTTAAAGAGAGTTACCACTAGTGGGTACCAACCAGATTATGATGTTATGGGCACCACCGATCCATTTTTGCAAGTTAGTTTATTGTCGACTATAAGAACTTTGGCTGTGGGAGGAGCTAGTTTAGGTTCAGGTTCATATTCAGGTTCAGCACCCAGTCAGAAAATCAATGAGGAAATCAATGATATTCTTACTCAAGTTGCTTCCAATTTGGATAGTGGCAAGAATGCAGCACACGCAATACTCTACGAATGTGTCAAGACCATATTTGCAATTAATTCTGACCAATCATTACGTATTTTGGGTGTCAACATCTTGGGTAAATTCCTTGCAACAAAGGACAACAACACAAGATACGTTGCATTGGATACATTATTAACGATTGTCGCTATTGAGCCATTGGCCGTGCAAAGACACAGAGCAACCATTGTCAATTGTCTTACAGATGGTGATATCTCCATTAGGAGACGTGCGTTGGAATTATCATTTGGTATAATCAATGAGCAAAATATAAGAGTATTGGCAAGAGAAATACTTgtgtttttggaaaattgtTCCGATGCAGAGTTGAAGACGTATGTCACGTCGCAATTGACAATTGCTGCAAACAAGTATTCTCCAAATGACAAGTGGCATTTCGACACTCTTATCAGAACATTAAAGGCTGGCGGGAGCTCGGTTACTCAGGATATCGTTTCAAATATCCTTGCATTGATTTTACAATGCAATGACTCTGAATTAAGAAAACACGTTGTCTCGAGCTTGTTATCGCATTGCTTGGATGATCAGAACCAGTTTGGGTTGTCATTGATTACTATTTGGTCCTTGGGTGAATATGGTGATATAGTATTGGGAACCCAAGTAGAACTAAATGCAAAACAACCGACAAAAGACTCATCAGTAGTATTTGTGGAAGAGTCGACTATTAGCGGGTTATTTGACAAGATCTTGGATAACTCTGTTTATACCGAGCACGAGCGCATTCAACTTACTGCATACCTCTTGACAGCGGCATTGAAACTATCTGTCAAGTTCAAAAATAGCAAAGTGATTGAGCATTTGAGACAGCTCATCAATTCAAAAACTTATGATTCGAATTTGGAAATACAGATTAGAGCAGTAGAGTACCAGGAGATTTTTGGTCAAGATGCAGCATTAAAAAGAGGTCTTTTAGCAAGAATGCCACCACCTCCAGTAAAGATGAGGCAATCGCTTTCCTTGCACCTGaccaataataataataataacaacaacaataacagttCTACTAGAAAAAGCGGTGCTACAACTGGTGCCAAAACTGGTGGACTTGCAGGTAACGCGTCACAACAGGATAATTTGCTTCTTGATTTAATAGATACTGGTGACGACGATGTCCCTGCTTCAGCTCAAAACGATGTGCTATCGGACATTTTTGGCGATAGTACACAATCGTCTTCACACTTTACTGCTTCAACACCACCCAAAACGGCAATACATGCATTTGAAAATACCAATATCAAGGCCATGTTTGTGCCACGAGAGTTTTCTGGTCAAGGCGAAGCCACAATTGAAGCAATCATCACCTCAACGAATCAAAGCACCAAGATTGAACAGTTTCAGCTTCTAATTGCAGTACCGAAATCACAAAAGCTAAACATCACTTCGACTTCTGGTGGAGATTCTCTTCGTTTTGGCCAGGACcaaataaatcaaattttgaaaatctcGGGTAAACCCGGCGCCAAATTAAAACTTCGTGTAAAGCTCAAGTATAGGATGAACGGCAACACTGTTGAGGACcaatttgattttgctGGGTTCGAAAAGACTTTGTAA
- the RHO1 gene encoding GTP-binding protein Rho1, producing the protein MVVNGPAELRRKLVIVGDGACGKTCLLIVFSKGTFPEVYVPTVFENYVADVEVDGRKVELALWDTAGQEDYDRLRPLSYPDSNVILICFSVDSPDSLDNVLEKWISEVLHFCQGVPIILVGCKSDLRDDPHTIEALRQQQQQPVSSSEGQSVAQRIGAADYLECSAKTGRGVREVFEAATRASLRTKDKREGKKKKKKCVIV; encoded by the coding sequence ATGGTTGTTAACGGTCCAGCTGAACTTCGTAGAAAGTTAGTCATTGTAGGTGACGGTGCTTGTGGTAAGACATGTTTATTAATTGTCTTCTCCAAAGGTACTTTCCCTGAAGTATACGTCCCAACAGTTTTCGAAAACTACGTTGCTGATGTCGAAGTCGACGGCAGAAAAGTCGAATTGGCCTTGTGGGATACCGCAGGTCAAGAAGATTACGATAGATTAAGACCATTGTCTTACCCTGACTCCAACGTCATCTTGATTTGTTTCTCAGTGGACTCCCCAGACTCATTGGACAATGTGTTGGAAAAATGGATCAGTGAGGTATTACACTTTTGCCAAGGCGTACCAATCATCTTGGTTGGTTGTAAATCAGACTTGAGAGACGACCCCCACACCATCGAAGCATTgagacaacaacaacaacaaccagtCTCAAGCTCCGAAGGTCAATCCGTAGCTCAAAGAATCGGCGCTGCTGACTATTTGGAATGTTCCGCAAAAACCGGAAGAGGCGTTAGAGAAGTCtttgaagcagcaacaagagCAAGTTTGAGGACCAAGgacaaaagagaaggtaagaagaagaagaagaagtgtgTCATTGTTTAG
- the OPT2 gene encoding OPT super, with protein MSEKNQANVTSLASVGSHLSVADHEVNLDAVFSNPLSIGEVGTTLSNAQKEFVLKRLHFDVLDSFTELPPQCTFIFEKIEQMSTEEAVQILKDAIEEHDHDVNIPHQDFELWKELVAAEGSHGNHSLPEFRSGSGAGSGSRSGSVDFDEKGHPVKVSAFSKTSDEFSSDGEHAIYDWDLQVRLEAVLIAYWSPYPEVRSVTDPFDDPTVYCETIRVYILGIVWTAIGAVINQFFTERQPSISLAMSCVQVFLYPCGVLLEWILPKWKFKIWKLNVDLNPGPYNYKEQMLATIFCSVTGGSTSYVSYNILMQKSELFYGNKWADFGYQVLLILSTNFMGIGLSGIMRRFAVYPVAAVWPSILPTIKLSRALTTPSTKEKINGWSISGYKFFFIVFAASFLWFWVPDYLFVALSQFNWMTWIKPDNLNLAVVTGSFGGLGLNPITSFDWNIINYNAPLNYPFYNQTNMITGMFIGFFCILGVWYSNYKWTGYLPINSNGLFTNTGEPYSVRAVVNENSLFDNAKYQEVGPPFYTAANLVVYGAFFALYPFHFVYEFGMHSKQMIRAFKSMLSLFKNWRSSTYEGFNDPHSVMMRAYPEVSEIAYLVVLIISIVFAILCVKLYPAETPVWGIFFALGINFVFLIPLTTVYARTGFSFGLNVLVELIVGYAIPGNGLALAFIKALGYNIDGQAENFINDLKQGFYAKLPPRATFRVQILGIFIASFIQLAILNFQITGIKDYCYPDNKQKFTCASTRTFYSASVLWGVIGPKKVFDHLYPILRWCFLIGFLLAFPCIALKKYGPEKYLRTFEPSIIIGGMLGFAPYNLSYYLPGVYVSYAFMYYIKRKYEAWWQKYNYLLSTGLTAGVAFSSIIIFFALQYHEKDLLWWGNNVPYEGYDANMVGRLNATLQAPDGYFGPRIGHFP; from the coding sequence ATGAGTGAAAAGAACCAAGCAAACGTTACATCACTTGCAAGTGTAGGAAGTCACTTGTCAGTCGCTGATCATGAAGTTAATCTTGATGCTGTTTTTTCGAATCCATTATCAATCGGGGAGGTTGGTACTACTTTGAGTAATGCTCAAAAGGAATTTGTATTGAAGAGATTGCATTTCGATGTATTGGACTCTTTTACCGAGTTGCCTCCACAATGTACATTtatctttgaaaaaattgaacaaatgtCTACAGAAGAAGCTGTCCAGATTTTGAAAGATGCTATTGAAGAGCACGACCATGACGTGAATATTCCTCATCAGGATTTTGAACTTTGGAAAGAGTTGGTTGCTGCCGAAGGTTCACATGGGAATCATTCATTACCGGAGTTTAGATCTGGATCTGGTGCTGGATCTGGATCGAGATCTGGATCAGTTGATTTTGACGAGAAAGGACATCCGGTGAAAGTTTCTGCATTTTCCAAGACCAGTGATGAGTTTTCCAGTGATGGTGAGCATGCTATTTATGATTGGGATTTACAAGTTAGATTAGAGGCGGTGTTGATTGCTTACTGGTCGCCATACCCTGAGGTCAGATCTGTTACTGATCCTTTTGATGACCCAACTGTTTATTGTGAAACCATTCGTGTTTACATTCTTGGAATTGTTTGGACCGCTATTGGTGCAGTTATTAACCAGTTCTTTACAGAACGTCAACCAAGTATCTCCCTTGCCATGAGCTGTGTTCAAGTGTTTCTTTACCCATGTGGAGTGTTGTTGGAATGGATTTTGCCCAAATGGAAATTCAAGATTTGGAAATTGAATGTCGACTTGAACCCAGGACCATATAACTATAAAGAGCAAATGCTTGCTACTATTTTCTGTTCCGTCACTGGAGGTTCCACATCGTATGTGTCGTACAACattttgatgcaaaagTCAGAGTTGTTTTATGGCAACAAGTGGGCTGATTTTGGTTACCAGGTTTTGTTGATTCTCTCCACCAATTTTATGGGTATTGGTCTTTCGGGTATCATGAGAAGGTTTGCTGTGTATCCTGTGGCTGCTGTTTGGCCAAGTATTCTTCCAACAATCAAATTGTCGAGAGCATTAACTACACCATCTACAAAGGAGAAGATTAATGGATGGTCTATTTCCGGTtacaaattcttttttattgtatttGCAGCCTCGTTCCTTTGGTTCTGGGTTCCAGATTACCTTTTTGTTGCCCTTTCTCAATTCAACTGGATGACCTGGATTAAACCAGATAATCTTAACTTGGCAGTAGTTACAGGTTCTTTTGGTGGTTTGGGATTGAATCCAATTACCTCATTTGATTGGAATATCATCAACTATAATGCGCCATTAAATTATCCATTTTACAATCAAACAAACATGATCACTGGTATGTTTATTGGAttcttttgtattcttGGTGTTTGGTACAGCAATTACAAGTGGACAGGTTATCTCCCAATTAACTCGAATGGTTTGTTTACAAATACTGGTGAGCCTTACTCTGTGAGGGCAGTTGTTAATGAAAATAGTCTTTTTGATAATGCAAAGTATCAAGAAGTTGGCCCACCATTTTATACGGCTGCCAATTTGGTGGTTTATGGTGCTTTCTTTGCACTTTACCCTTTCCATTTTGTTTATGAATTTGGAATGCATTCCAAGCAAATGATTCGTGCTTTCAAATCCATGTTGTCTTTATTCAAGAATTGGAGATCCTCTACCTATGAAGGCTTCAATGACCCACATAGTGTTATGATGAGAGCCTACCCCGAAGTGTCTGAGATTGCATACTTAGTGGTGTTGATCATTTCGATTGTGTTTGCAATATTGTGTGTCAAGTTGTATCCAGCAGAGACACCTGTTTGGGGTATTTTCTTTGCCTTGGGAATCaattttgtgtttttgattCCATTAACCACCGTTTATGCTAGAACTGGATTTTCATTTGGTTTGAATGTGTTGGTTGAGTTGATTGTTGGTTATGCTATTCCAGGTAATGGTCTTGCTCTTGCCTTTATTAAGGCTTTGGGTTACAACATTGATGGCCAAGCTGAGAATTTCATCAATGATTTAAAGCAAGGTTTCTACGCCAAGCTTCCACCAAGAGCTACATTTAGAGTTCAAATCTTGGGTATTTTCATTGCCTCGTTTATCCAATTGGCTATCTTGAACTTCCAAATTACTGGAATCAAAGATTACTGCTACCCAGATAATAAGCAGAAATTCACCTGTGCTTCCACGAGAACTTTCTATAGTGCTTCAGTGCTTTGGGGTGTTATTGGTCCAAAGAAGGTGTTTGACCATTTGTATCCAATCTTGAGATGGTGTTTCCTTATTGGCTTTTTACTTGCCTTCCCATGTATtgctttgaaaaagtaTGGTCCAGAGAAGTATCTTAGAACATTTGAGCCAAGTATCATCATTGGTGGTATGCTTGGATTTGCTCCTTACAACTTGTCTTACTATCTTCCAGGAGTTTACGTGTCCTATGCGTTTATGTACTACATCAAGAGAAAGTATGAGGCTTGGTGGCAAAAATACAACTACCTTCTTTCAACAGGTTTGACAGCTGGTGTTGCATTCTCAtcaattattattttctttgccCTTCAATATCATGAGAAGGATCTTCTCTGGTGGGGAAACAATGTGCCATACGAAGGTTATGATGCCAATATGGTTGGTAGATTGAATGCAACCTTGCAGGCACCAGACGGATACTTTGGACCAAGAATAGGCCATTTCCCTTAG